Part of the Amia ocellicauda isolate fAmiCal2 chromosome 18, fAmiCal2.hap1, whole genome shotgun sequence genome, GGATTTGCAGTAGAAGAATCTCTGGAACAGAATCTGCCCTGTCGCCATGGCAACCTGGGGAGAAACGGCACAGTCAACACATTGAGATACCCCCCTAACCACAAACACACTGAGATGCCCCTCCAACACAAATGACACACTGAGATAcccctccaacacacacacacacaaacaacacactgagataccccccaaaaacacacacacacacagagataccccccaccacaaacacacacagagatgcccttccaacacacatacacacacacaaacaacacactgagatgcccctccaacacacatacacacacacaaacgacaGAGATGcccctccaacacacacacaaacaacacactgagatacccccccaaaaacacacacacactgagataccccccaccacaaacacacacagagatgcccttccaacacacacacacacgacacactgAGATGCCCctccaacacacatacacaaaaacaacacactgaGATACCCCCCACCACAAACGACACACTGAGATGCCCCTCCAACACAAACGACACACTGAGATACCCCCTCCAACACAAACGACACACTGAGATACCCCCTCCAACACAAACGACACACTGAGATACCCCCTCCAACACAAACGACACACTGAGATACCccccaaaaacacacacacactgagataccccccaccacaaacacacacagagatgcccctccaacacacatacacaaacaacacactgaGATACCCCCCACCACAAACGACACACTGAGATGCCCCTCCAACACAAACGACACACTGAGATACCCCCTCCAACACAAACGACACACTGAGATACCCCCTCCAACACAAACGACACACTGAGATACCCCCTccaacacaaacaacacactgaGATACCCCCCACCACAAACGACACACTGAGATACCCCCTccaacacaaacaacacactgaGATACCCCCCACCACAAACGACACACTGAGATGCCCttccaacacacatacacacacaaacgacAGATGCCCCTCCAACACACATACAAACGACACACTGAGATGCCCctccaacacacatacacaaacaacacacacacacacactgagatacCCCCCACCACAACCACTGAAATACCCCTCCAACACAAACGACACACTGAGATACCCccccaacacaaacacacacacactttgagataccccccaacacacaaacacacaaaattaCCTCTCACACAACTTCCTCGCTCTTCTCATCCTTCCATACCCTacagtccctctctctctcattctctcacaGCTTCTTCCCTGTGTTCTCTGTCTCCTAATCCCTCTCTTTTCTTCATAATAATCCCTACTCTCCCCCGGTCACTCTCTCTGACCTGCGGCAGTCTCAGTAGTATTCCCGCCGCCTGGATCCTCTCGCAGCCCTCACGCCGCAGCTGCTCCTCCGTGTCGGGGGCAAGGCCATGATCCGACGAGGGGGTCCTCTCCAGACGCTCCGGGGAAAGGAGGCAGTTATCCAGGGTCAACGTCACCCCGGAGTACTTCTTATCCCCGATCAGGATGCCATCCGCCGGCACACCAGGCAACCTTGCTTCTACGGCCGCCATTACGCCGTCGCCAGCCGGGCTGCGGCAGTCAGGAAACACCGAGGCCTCGACTCACTCCAAGGCCACGCCTCCGCCCACTACCCATTGGTCCAAAGTACGCTCCGTCTACACGTTGGTCTGCGCACGGTTAGAGGCTTGTGCTGCCAATCTGCGCACACAACCCAATCCATTTGAAAAAGGTCTAGGGAAAAGATGGCGTCGATTGACCAGCACAGCAACCGGATGGAGTTAAACTTAAAGAGCTCCATAAAATATCGTGTTTGTCATGCAACCTATAAACTATGAGTTTTTAcagcaaagcaaaaaacaaacacacactgcacagcacagtgaTGAAtgaaaaactaataataattcaaattattattattattatactgaaTGAAGAAACAATACACATCCAACAGTTTATAGTTTTATTcaacaatattttattaacaacccccccccacatTCCAGTGAGTTCTTGCCCACAGACACTGTCTCAGCACCGGTcagcacagacaaacacacaccagGGTGCCAGTCCAGCCTCAAGGGTCACCCGCCCTTTGGAGAGTGCAGCAGGCCGCGATTGGCCAGCACAGGAAAATACATCGACGCCTAATTAGGCATAGAAATGGAGAGGTCCACTCCTACTGTCTGGCGCTCTGATGATGGGTGGCAACGGGAAGGTGTGGGTCACTGTGACTAGTCAGAATCACAGGTCGGCTAGCTCCAACTGGGCGACGCAGCAGGGAAGGGCACCGTGAGGGTTGGGGAGGGTGGGTGACTGTGATTGGAAGTGACAACAGGGGGTCTCAGTGTGATTGGACGATGCGGGAGAAGATGCCAGGTGGCTCGCTGGCGTCCCCCAGTGCTGCCTGCAGTCCCTCCTCCCTGCGCGCCTTCGCCAGTGCCGCCAGTGCCGCGAACGAGCGCGGTTCCAACACTGCCAGCTCACTGAGCATTCGCCTGTTCACCTGCACCtcactctgagagagagagagagagtttgtatTGAGAGacggggggagagagagtgagttttTATTGGTGTATTTATTGTTCTCATTGGCCTGTTTTGAGCACAGGACATGCTAGTCAAGCCAATTAAgctttttttattgaattgagagagagagagagagagagagagagagagagagaggggtaagGAGGCTGGAGGCACTGACCTTGATGAGATTGTGGATGAGGGCAGGGTATTTGAGGCCGTGCTCCCGGGAGGCAGCAGCGATACGGCTGATCCACagctgagggagggagggagggagggaggaagataGAAAGGATGTCAGTGTAACCGCAGTGCCAAGAGATATGCACAGTTATGGTTCACTGCTGAGACACTCACTGTACCATCAGTACTGCTGCTACACCATGCTCATCTCTCGCTATGGGGCCTGTATTCTACTGCAGCTATCAGGGACACTGGTTGCGTGGAATTGCCCAGCAGGGGGGGATGGATATCATTCATGGGGGATGGATATCATTCATATCGAGCAGGTGGGGGGGACCTAACAATAATGGAGGGGGGGGGCAACACGTCCACTACGAATATGAAGCTGGGCACACATTATTGGTGGAGACAATCTAATATTCTGGTTACCATCCTCATGTTCCTCTTCTTGGCCTTGCGTGCCTTGGTGGCATAAACAAACGCCCGGCGCACTGCCCGCACCGCCAGACTGAAACACCGATTCTTCCTGCCGCGGAAATGCTAAGAGAGATGGGGACAGAGACTTCTTTATTTTCATCACCACCTTTATTGAACTACCATATACTTattacaagaacaaaaaaacaaaaaaaactgtatcGGAAGGCCAGTATAATGCAGAgctgccaaagcatttacagatacagtaaagagaatataataaatcaaataatagAAACAAAACCCTCATATTCAAATGAGATTAACTGGCATTAACCTATTCCTTTGCTGTGTTTGGCATTACAATACAGAAATTatacatataatacatttaaaacgaatgcataagtaatctaaataaataaaccaaattaaacgctaatatgttattaaaataaaaagtaaaacagtAAGGTACTGGTAGACATCAATGGCATACTACAGTGTAGCAGTCTATACATatcaatatctctctctctccttaccCGGGCATTCTTCAGAACCTCCTGGACCCTCCAGTACCGGTCCGGGCCCCGGTTTCGGATCCAGTGTGACAGAGTGAGGAACACCATCGCCCCTTCTTATTCTATAACAATATTACTTCACGTCTGTGGCTCTGAGTGTATTGACCTCGATACAGTGTGCGCAACTACACGGAAGCGGCCATGTTGTTTTCCCTGACGTCACAGCCGCAGCTCCGCTTGGATGACGTCACCGAGCAAAGAGGTTCTGGGGGTTGTAGTCAAACAGCGTCCACATTCACAACAGTACTGGGGTGCGCTCTGACtgactctctttctgtctgtctgctttCATTATAGCGGACAGTCTGTTAATAATGCATGTTCTGCTATCAATACAGTAATAtctaagtaatttgattacatttgactctttaaattgcaCTTTGTAGTCGATAAAtagtgtaaaaaaaaagtttgttccTTAATAGGATAATacgttccttatacaattttatacataACTTAAAAccactactgttaaaaataaataaatggctctgatttaggaaatgtgCTGTGTTAAGTGCGGCGGTTGGCTGCCTTCGACTCCGTTTCCTGACTGAGACTGAAATTATCCtatatctgaaaatgtatttaactgaTCTGCAGAGGCTTAAATGATCATACAAATACATGCATTAAAGTACTTCTGGCGACACATAGTTTTCTCCTGTTCTTTAGCTTTACACGGGCAGACTGGAGAAGGCGGGCTTTGCTGATATGTGACGTCAGTTCCGTTTCCGGTCGAGAGATTCTGGGATAGCGGAAGACCCAGCGCTatccaggcaggcaggcagaagTAATCGGCACTACCAAGATGTCGGCATTGTGTTTCTCCTTGAGAAGCGGATGTACGCTGCTCCGCAACCCGATGTGCCTAGCGGTGAGGCCCGTGGGAGTGGGGGAGTGGTGCCTGTGCCGGGACACGGGGAGACAAGGGGAGGCTGGGCCGGGGCACCAGCACAGACGTCGGGAATAGTATCTGACAAGCTGACCCTGAGCCGTTACACAAGTGTCTATCGCTGCTGAGGTCTCcttgagagaaagagaaatagatagagagagacggGCAGGCAGATAGGCAGAGTTTACATTCTCAGTctgtggaataataataatcactataATAACTATTTTTGAGTAGTATGCTGTATAGGCTATATTGTACAACCATATAATTTCAGTGATAGTACAGGATTGTATTATTATAGAAGTAATAGTAGCAGCTGAAGTATTAAATATTTGGAACTGCAGGTAGCTACAGTAGTGACAGTAACCTGCTTACAGTAGAGCAGTACGAAGGTTATATTCAGTGTGTATACCttgtgtaattaattaatattaaacacCAAACAGAAGAATGCGTTTGAAAACAACATAAATCAGTGCAGCACAGCATACAAAGGCACAAATGGTGAAGGGAAGACTCAGTGTATCAGAGGTGCTGGTGGTACGATAGCtgaatgctgtgtgtgtgtgtgtgtgtgtatagagtgTGTGTCGGTTTGCATCAGTGTTAAActatagtgtgtgtctgtgccagTTTGCATCAGCATCAATGTGTGTGTAGaggatcagtgtgtgtgtcagtgcacgtcaatgtgtttgtcagtgtacagggtctgtgtgtccagtgtTGGGTGACCTCGATGTGATCTCACTGCTGACGTCTGTGGTTGTGCAAGCGAGGGTGTGCAGGGGGGCGTGAGGGTGTGTGAAGGGTGAGGGTTGTGCGATGTGTGTAAATAAGATAACAGCTGTTCACTGACCCTGCAGTCAGTGCACAGTACCACagatcagtattattattattttattattatttctttcttagcagacgcccctTATcctgggcgacttacaaaatgtaAGGGCTATACAAAGTGAGTACATTcgtctctctcttcccctttttctttcctccctctctccctccccatctCTGTCAGTGGGTGCGGGGGGCGGCAGGGGCAGCGGCAGTGGGGGTGCAGCCATCTCCACGGATTAAGAAGTTTGCAGTGTATCGCTGGGACCCTGACACACCCGGAGACAAGCCCCGCATGCAGACCTACGAGATCGACCTCAACAGGCATGTCAACACCACAGCAATGGaccactgactgacacattgtcatactaactgactgacacactgtatactcactgacacactgatacttTTAactactgactgacacactgatagacacactgacgcactgactgaCTTATACACTGAGAGAGTCGGTCTTTCCCTGTGTGATGGTGTCTATCTGTATCCGTGTCTGTTCCTCAGCTGCGGCCCCATGGTCCTGGATGCTCTGATCAAGATCAAGAACGAGATGGACGCCACGCTGACCTTCCGCCGGTCCTGCAGAGAGGGTGAGGGCCGGAGCAGACTGAGGGGAGAGAGACTGGGGGAGTTATGCTGTGTGTAATGTATTGGGTGTGGTGTataatgttgtgttgtgtaggtATCTGTGGCTCCTGTGCGATGAACATTAATGGGGGGAATACGCTGGCCTGTACCATCAAGATTGACCCCGACACGAGCCGCGTCTCCAAGATATACCCACTGCCACACATGTTTGTCGTCAAGGACCTGGTGCCGGTCAGTGCACACACACTCttgcacatttacacacactcacactcgcacacactctTGGCAGCAGTGTgaagtagtggtcagggctctaacacacactctctctctctctctctctctctctctctctctctctctctctcaggacctCAGTAATTTCTATGCTCAGTATAAATCTATTGAGCCATACCTGAAGAAGAAGGACGAATCTCAGATTGGGAAGGAGCAGTACCTACAGTCAGTGGAGGACCGTGACAAACTGGTACACCCCAGCTACACAACTGCACAACCTCTACTACAGCTTTGCAATTGAGAACAGTcactgctaaggggacaggttTCACAGTTTATTATCCTCTACCCCCCCCCCTTGCAGGACGGTCTGTATGAGTGTATTCTGTGTGCGTGCTGCAGCACCAGCTGCCCCAGTTACTGGTGGAATGGAGACAAGTACTTGGGCCCAGCCGTGCTCATGCAGGTCAGTGTGACAGTGTCTGCAATTACATAGATACTGTTGATGTGTAATATGTGATGTGTGTgatactgtgtgttgtgtagtgtgtgATGCGTGTTGGTGTTGTACTATATCTGTAGGCATATCGCTGGATGATCGACTCTCGGGACGACTTCACAGAGGAGCGACTGTCCAACCTGCAGGACCCCTTCAGCCTGTACCGGTGCCACACCATCATGAACTGCACCAAGACCTGCCCCAAGGTACAcagcgcacacacagacacacacatacacacacacacacatcacaccgTACCACGTTCActtctactctctctctatctcaggGTCTGAACCCTGGAAAGGCGATTGCAGAGATTAAGAAGATGATGGCTGTGTACAAGGAGAAGAAATCGACCACAGCCTGAGAAGGAGGGGGGCTTCCAatccctgacctctgacctcttgaCCCCCCCTTGAAAATTAAATTATCTTTATTGACTTGTGATGACCTGTACACCTTCACCACTCCAACACCAACCCGCAAGGCctcagggagagggagagggagagggagagggagaggtaggGAGACTTGGCACTGTGTGCAGATTGGGAGAGGAAGATATTAACTGTAAATGTTTCTTATCAATAGTTGTTAATAAACTTGGGAACTTTAGCCCTTCAGGTGCTTATGCTCCTGGGCACGGCTGTAGAGAGCAGAGGGTGAGcaaaagtgagagagagagggagagctctGTACTCTGCTGTACACTCTGCTCATATTTATCTCCATTACAATGCAAACTAGATTTCTCAGAAAATTTGAGAAAATCCTGTTGTTTCCTCCAGTTGCTTCTGCAGACTGAGCTTGTGGATCCTGTGTTATGAAGGCATTGGAGAcattaataaaatcacaatgGTTTTCTTTTGAATGGtttcattgtgtgtttttttaatcagaaacagtgtgtgtgtgaggtaatTGAACAGCTGCCAAGGTGACTTAAATGCTCCCAAACACCTAACACAATTAACACAATACACTGGACTCAACATGAAGGGTAAAACATTCA contains:
- the mrpl20 gene encoding large ribosomal subunit protein bL20m, translated to MVFLTLSHWIRNRGPDRYWRVQEVLKNARHFRGRKNRCFSLAVRAVRRAFVYATKARKAKKRNMRMLWISRIAAASREHGLKYPALIHNLIKSEVQVNRRMLSELAVLEPRSFAALAALAKARREEGLQAALGDASEPPGIFSRIVQSH
- the sdhb gene encoding succinate dehydrogenase [ubiquinone] iron-sulfur subunit, mitochondrial, with amino-acid sequence MSALCFSLRSGCTLLRNPMCLAWVRGAAGAAAVGVQPSPRIKKFAVYRWDPDTPGDKPRMQTYEIDLNSCGPMVLDALIKIKNEMDATLTFRRSCREGICGSCAMNINGGNTLACTIKIDPDTSRVSKIYPLPHMFVVKDLVPDLSNFYAQYKSIEPYLKKKDESQIGKEQYLQSVEDRDKLDGLYECILCACCSTSCPSYWWNGDKYLGPAVLMQAYRWMIDSRDDFTEERLSNLQDPFSLYRCHTIMNCTKTCPKGLNPGKAIAEIKKMMAVYKEKKSTTA